In the Candidatus Rhodoblastus alkanivorans genome, one interval contains:
- a CDS encoding two-component system sensor histidine kinase NtrB: MSALDSEDYHADGSWLKKRLWALTSRPEAWPLSSRLGAAALVVLIALLLRFGLFKDHSGDVYLTFFPAVAIAIIVGGSAGGVLAVALSVLAIELWVNPYDQLGEWVALAVFMIGAAIIALALRLVHYALTINLSREFQRRRNAQLKAIVDTALEGMITYDKQGVLQYANPAACEIYGYEASELVGLNVKSLMPDSESARQEGIIVTDLDADEKKIIGRRRRVLGRRKQGEIVPTELTVNEASFGDGEILFVGMMRDLSALEREKARADALRDKLFHASRLNDMSEVVESLAHDVAQPLTAIANFLAAARRMPGAADLRGADGVLVKAENQAKRASDILGRLRGFIEKRSPERAPEDLHRLIEAALGLAYLGDAEKAPQIELREIGAAIDVNVDRIQIQQVIINFLRNAAEAAMDALIPKIVVETSIDNHGRICVSVEDNGSGVDPEVAGKLFEPFVSTKTSGMGIGLSLCKSIIESHGGEIGYRPANPRGSVFFFALPILAQEGQPRLKGA; the protein is encoded by the coding sequence ATGTCGGCTCTCGATTCGGAGGATTACCACGCCGATGGGTCGTGGCTGAAGAAGCGATTGTGGGCGCTCACGAGCAGACCCGAAGCCTGGCCTCTGAGTTCGCGTCTCGGCGCCGCCGCCCTCGTCGTTCTCATCGCGCTGCTGTTGCGCTTCGGCTTGTTCAAAGACCATAGCGGCGACGTTTACCTGACCTTTTTCCCGGCGGTCGCGATCGCAATCATTGTCGGCGGATCGGCCGGCGGGGTGCTGGCCGTCGCGCTTTCTGTCCTGGCGATCGAGCTGTGGGTCAATCCTTACGACCAACTCGGAGAATGGGTGGCTCTCGCCGTCTTCATGATTGGCGCCGCCATCATCGCCCTTGCCCTCCGGCTTGTGCATTACGCGCTCACCATCAACCTGAGCCGCGAATTTCAGCGGCGACGGAATGCGCAATTGAAGGCGATCGTCGACACGGCGCTGGAAGGAATGATCACCTACGACAAGCAGGGCGTCCTCCAATACGCCAATCCCGCGGCGTGCGAGATTTATGGCTACGAGGCTTCCGAATTGGTCGGCCTCAACGTCAAATCATTGATGCCGGACTCCGAAAGCGCCCGGCAGGAGGGCATTATCGTCACCGATCTGGACGCCGACGAGAAAAAAATCATCGGGCGCCGCCGCAGGGTTTTGGGACGGCGCAAGCAAGGCGAAATCGTCCCGACCGAACTGACGGTCAACGAGGCGTCGTTCGGCGACGGGGAAATCCTGTTCGTCGGCATGATGCGCGACCTGAGCGCGCTGGAGCGCGAGAAGGCCCGGGCCGACGCATTGCGCGACAAATTGTTTCACGCCAGCCGGCTCAACGACATGAGCGAGGTGGTGGAGTCGCTGGCGCATGACGTCGCCCAGCCGCTCACGGCAATTGCGAATTTTCTCGCGGCCGCCAGACGCATGCCCGGGGCCGCGGATCTCCGCGGCGCCGACGGCGTGCTCGTCAAGGCCGAAAATCAGGCCAAACGCGCGTCGGACATTCTTGGGCGATTACGCGGCTTTATCGAGAAGCGCTCGCCGGAACGAGCGCCCGAAGATCTGCACCGTCTGATCGAGGCGGCGCTTGGTCTGGCCTATCTTGGCGACGCGGAAAAAGCGCCGCAAATCGAATTGCGCGAGATCGGCGCGGCCATCGATGTCAATGTCGACCGCATTCAAATTCAACAGGTGATCATCAATTTCCTGCGCAACGCGGCGGAGGCGGCCATGGACGCGCTTATACCCAAAATCGTCGTGGAGACTTCGATCGACAATCACGGCCGAATATGCGTGAGCGTGGAGGACAATGGGTCCGGGGTCGATCCGGAGGTCGCCGGAAAACTGTTCGAACCCTTTGTGTCCACAAAAACGTCGGGCATGGGCATTGGCCTGTCCTTGTGCAAATCGATTATCGAAAGCCATGGCGGCGAGATCGGCTACCGCCCGGCCAATCCCCGCGGCTCCGTCTTCTTTTTTGCTTTGCCGATCCTCGCCCAGGAAGGACAGCCACGGTTAAAGGGCGCGTGA
- a CDS encoding two-component system sensor histidine kinase NtrB, whose translation MAIVDAALEGVIAIDKQGFIQHVNAAACEMFGYEASELIGRNLAMLMPEPDSAQHDGYIANYLRTGEKKIIGRRRTVNGRRKNGEIFAKELTVTETSLGDEGQLFVGMMRDLSAFQREKAQADELRNELSHANRLNEMGEVVETLAHDFAQPLTAIANFLAAARRLPGAAEFHAIDDLIAKAEQHTQRASDILVRLRGFIEKHSPERAPENLHCVIECALDLACLGDGHRDERIELREIDDKIVVDIDLVLIEQVLVNLLRNAAEATKDASTPKIVIETSLEKPRYVRVSVSDNGSGVDPEAAPKLFKPFASTKKRGMGLGLSLAKSIVERHGGEIGYHPADPHGAVFFFTLPIFAREDDDDRRTGETSRVD comes from the coding sequence ATGGCGATCGTCGACGCCGCCCTGGAAGGGGTCATCGCCATCGACAAGCAAGGGTTCATCCAACACGTCAATGCCGCGGCGTGCGAAATGTTTGGTTACGAGGCCAGCGAATTGATCGGCCGCAACCTCGCGATGTTGATGCCGGAACCCGACAGCGCCCAACACGACGGTTATATCGCCAATTATTTGCGCACCGGCGAAAAAAAGATCATTGGGCGCCGCCGCACAGTCAATGGGCGGCGCAAGAATGGCGAAATCTTCGCCAAGGAGTTGACGGTCACCGAGACGTCCCTTGGCGACGAAGGTCAACTTTTCGTCGGCATGATGCGCGATCTCAGCGCATTCCAACGCGAGAAGGCCCAGGCGGACGAATTGCGCAACGAGTTGTCTCACGCCAATCGGCTCAATGAGATGGGCGAGGTGGTCGAGACTCTGGCCCATGACTTCGCTCAGCCGCTCACGGCGATCGCCAATTTCCTCGCCGCCGCCAGACGGCTTCCCGGCGCCGCGGAGTTCCATGCGATCGATGACCTGATCGCCAAAGCCGAACAGCATACCCAACGGGCTTCGGACATTCTCGTCCGGTTGCGCGGCTTCATCGAAAAGCATTCGCCCGAGCGCGCCCCCGAAAATTTGCATTGCGTGATCGAGTGCGCGTTGGATTTGGCCTGCCTGGGCGACGGCCACCGGGACGAACGGATCGAATTGCGCGAAATCGACGACAAAATCGTCGTCGATATAGACCTCGTGCTTATCGAACAGGTTCTCGTCAATTTGCTGCGTAATGCGGCCGAGGCGACCAAAGATGCGTCGACGCCAAAAATCGTCATCGAGACGTCGCTGGAAAAGCCGCGCTATGTGCGTGTGAGCGTCTCCGACAATGGATCGGGCGTCGATCCGGAGGCCGCTCCGAAGCTGTTCAAACCTTTCGCGTCGACAAAAAAAAGGGGGATGGGGCTCGGGCTGTCCCTGGCCAAGTCGATCGTCGAACGCCACGGCGGCGAGATCGGCTACCATCCCGCCGATCCGCACGGCGCCGTCTTCTTTTTCACCTTGCCGATCTTCGCGCGGGAGGACGATGACGATCGAAGGACGGGCGAGACGTCCCGCGTCGATTGA
- the yidD gene encoding membrane protein insertion efficiency factor YidD has product MPKNASVLTKTPALLARGLIQLYRVTLSSVAGRNCRYLPTCSAYMDDAIARHGLWGGGWMGFARICRCHPLGDSGFDPVPPSLPRGADALHPWRYGSWRKRPVCEAVEQEDGKEGGA; this is encoded by the coding sequence TTGCCCAAAAACGCCTCCGTCCTGACGAAAACGCCGGCTTTGCTGGCGCGGGGCTTGATTCAGCTCTATCGCGTCACCCTGTCGAGCGTCGCGGGGCGCAATTGCCGCTATCTGCCGACCTGCTCGGCCTATATGGACGATGCGATCGCGCGCCACGGCCTGTGGGGCGGCGGCTGGATGGGGTTCGCGCGCATCTGCCGCTGCCATCCTTTAGGCGATTCCGGTTTCGACCCGGTTCCGCCGAGCCTGCCGCGGGGCGCCGACGCCCTGCATCCATGGCGTTACGGTTCGTGGCGCAAGCGGCCGGTCTGCGAGGCGGTCGAGCAGGAAGATGGAAAGGAAGGCGGCGCCTAG
- a CDS encoding MipA/OmpV family protein, whose amino-acid sequence MKISSRGLSIAAAFLSGAAGLCLGAAARADEYNLPSLITPPPGTTADWIVSVSAMGGVAPSFPGAKTYSFFGLPGISIRRADQPERFSAPDDSLSLTVLHNDWIAVGPAGRWVSDRSIKNYPELFGLNDVSASIEVGGFVELTPVSWGRIRAEVRKAVSGYDGWVAMLGGDVWQKWGPLTLSIGPRLDFGNDQYASAFFSVDPWQAALNQWAGGRLTAYNATAGLVDAGFTVAARYDLSPAWRISAYGTYQALTGSVANSPVTTQAGSSNQFAAGVEIRYSFLTKDLYWIPKF is encoded by the coding sequence TTGAAAATCTCATCGCGCGGCCTGTCCATCGCGGCCGCATTCCTCTCCGGCGCCGCCGGTCTCTGCCTGGGCGCGGCCGCTCGCGCGGACGAGTACAATCTGCCGTCCCTGATCACGCCGCCGCCGGGAACGACCGCGGACTGGATCGTCTCGGTTTCGGCCATGGGCGGCGTCGCGCCGAGCTTTCCCGGCGCCAAGACCTATTCCTTCTTCGGCCTCCCCGGCATATCGATCCGCCGCGCCGACCAACCCGAGCGTTTCAGCGCGCCCGACGACAGCCTGAGCCTGACCGTCCTGCATAACGACTGGATCGCCGTCGGCCCGGCCGGGCGTTGGGTCAGCGACCGCAGTATCAAGAACTATCCCGAACTCTTCGGCCTCAATGACGTGAGCGCGTCGATCGAAGTCGGCGGTTTCGTGGAATTGACGCCGGTGTCCTGGGGCCGCATCCGCGCCGAAGTGCGCAAGGCGGTGTCGGGCTACGACGGCTGGGTCGCCATGCTCGGCGGCGACGTCTGGCAGAAATGGGGTCCGCTGACCCTGTCGATCGGCCCGCGCCTCGATTTCGGCAATGACCAATATGCCTCCGCCTTCTTTTCGGTGGACCCCTGGCAGGCGGCGCTCAACCAATGGGCTGGTGGCCGGCTGACGGCCTATAACGCGACCGCCGGGCTGGTGGACGCCGGCTTCACGGTGGCCGCGCGCTACGACCTGTCGCCGGCTTGGCGCATCAGCGCCTATGGCACCTATCAGGCGCTGACCGGCAGCGTCGCCAACAGCCCGGTCACCACCCAGGCCGGCTCGTCCAACCAGTTCGCCGCCGGCGTCGAGATCCGCTATAGCTTCCTGACCAAGGATCTCTACTGGATCCCGAAATTCTAA
- a CDS encoding tetratricopeptide repeat protein codes for MVAFGRIFLACMFAMCNGAAAFAFDGAASSSSSRKTLDIFKNPHQALEAALESFRAGNAASSVEALKYAAAGGEPLAQWKLGKMYAAGDGVPHDDFKAYQYFLQIVDKYADDDTNWREKSVVASAFVAVGAFELKGIPGSHLKPDPDRAMRMFRYAATMFGDPNAQYNLARLYMDGAAGLIKDNRQAARWLYLAAEKGHVESQALLGHLLFSGDGLPVQRARGLMWLTLAREGANGKGQGWVKTLYDEDMKVANDNDRQVALVYLEEHLKRRD; via the coding sequence ATGGTGGCGTTCGGGCGGATCTTTCTGGCGTGCATGTTTGCCATGTGCAACGGCGCGGCCGCTTTCGCCTTCGACGGCGCCGCGTCTTCTTCGTCCTCGCGCAAGACCCTCGACATATTCAAGAATCCCCACCAGGCGCTGGAAGCGGCGCTTGAGAGCTTCCGCGCCGGCAATGCTGCCTCGTCGGTCGAGGCGCTCAAATATGCGGCCGCCGGCGGCGAGCCGCTGGCGCAATGGAAACTCGGCAAGATGTACGCGGCGGGCGACGGCGTGCCGCACGACGATTTCAAAGCCTATCAATATTTCCTGCAGATTGTCGACAAATATGCCGACGATGACACGAACTGGCGCGAAAAATCAGTCGTCGCCAGCGCCTTCGTCGCCGTCGGCGCGTTCGAGCTCAAGGGCATTCCCGGATCGCATCTCAAGCCGGACCCCGATCGGGCCATGCGCATGTTCCGCTATGCCGCGACCATGTTCGGCGATCCCAACGCGCAATATAATCTCGCGCGGCTTTACATGGATGGCGCCGCCGGCCTCATTAAGGACAATCGTCAGGCGGCGCGCTGGCTCTATCTCGCCGCCGAAAAGGGCCATGTCGAATCCCAGGCCTTGCTCGGCCATCTGCTTTTCTCGGGCGATGGGCTCCCGGTGCAGCGCGCGCGCGGCCTGATGTGGCTGACCCTAGCGCGCGAGGGGGCGAACGGCAAGGGGCAGGGGTGGGTCAAGACCCTTTACGACGAGGACATGAAAGTCGCCAACGACAACGACCGCCAGGTCGCGCTGGTCTATCTCGAAGAACATCTGAAGCGGCGCGACTGA
- a CDS encoding valine--tRNA ligase — translation MMEKTFDPAAVESRIAAEWEVAGAFRADRPERIGAKPFTIVIPPPNVTGSLHMGHALNNTLQDILCRFERMRGRNVLWQPGVDHAGIATQMVVERRLAAAGEPGRRDLGREAFLEKVWAWKAESGGAIVNQLKRLGASCDWSRERFTMDTGSSKAVLKAFVELYRAGLIYKDKRLVNWDPKLLTAVSDIEVVSQNVKGSLWHFKYPLVDENGAATDEFIVVATTRPETMLGDTAVAVHPEDERYLHLHGRFVRLPLVGRLIPIVADSYSDPEKGSGAVKITPAHDFNDFEVGGRHQLPLVNILDAEARLLLKENEAFLQGVIENDDLSETLESLHGLSREEARKAVIAAMDARGLIATIETHEHQVPHGDRSGVVIEPWLTDQWYVDAKALAGPALAAVRAGETSFVPKNWEKTFFDWLENIQPWCISRQLWWGHQIPAWYSPWGAVYVSESEEEALADALADAVTREIYSDAEAEAIASDPDKAACLLTRDEDVLDTWFSSALWPMSTLGWPEEQNDLAPRYPTDVLVTGFDIIFFWVARMMMFGLHFQHKVPFRDVYLHALVRDEKGAKMSKSKGNVIDPLHLIDTYGADALRFTLAAMAAQGRDIKLATSRVEGYRNFATKLWNAARFAEMNQCRGHIGFDPMRVKEVLNRWIVGETARAMAEVETALVQYKFNEAAQAAYRFVWNIFCDWNLELAKPLLQGPDGPAKDETRDTTAFVLDQICKLLHPFMPFLTEEIWAIRGQDFPRESMLALAQWPDLRGLEDSEAETEIGWLVEVVSEVRSVRAEMNVPAGAAIPLVLVGASEADARRAERWAETIKRLARLSAIEAMSKAPPQSVQVVARGTVLALPLEGVIDFDVERARLEKGVAAEQKEIAKIDAKLGNADFLRRAPEEVVEENQERRDQAMARLEKMTAALKLLG, via the coding sequence ATGATGGAAAAGACGTTCGACCCAGCCGCCGTGGAAAGCCGCATCGCGGCCGAATGGGAGGTCGCGGGCGCCTTTCGCGCCGACCGTCCGGAGCGGATCGGGGCGAAGCCCTTTACCATTGTCATTCCGCCGCCGAACGTCACCGGCTCGCTCCACATGGGCCATGCGCTCAACAATACTTTGCAGGACATTCTCTGCCGCTTCGAGCGCATGCGCGGCAGGAACGTGCTGTGGCAGCCGGGCGTGGACCATGCCGGCATCGCGACCCAGATGGTGGTCGAACGGCGGCTTGCCGCCGCCGGCGAGCCCGGCCGCCGCGACCTCGGCCGCGAGGCGTTCCTGGAAAAGGTCTGGGCCTGGAAGGCGGAGTCGGGCGGCGCCATCGTCAACCAACTCAAACGTCTCGGCGCCTCCTGCGACTGGTCGCGCGAACGCTTCACCATGGACACCGGCTCGTCGAAGGCGGTGCTGAAGGCTTTCGTCGAGCTATATCGCGCGGGGCTGATCTACAAGGACAAGCGCCTCGTCAACTGGGACCCCAAGCTGCTGACGGCGGTTTCCGACATTGAGGTCGTCTCGCAGAACGTCAAGGGTTCGCTCTGGCATTTCAAATATCCGCTCGTCGACGAGAATGGCGCGGCGACCGACGAATTCATCGTCGTGGCGACGACGCGGCCCGAGACCATGCTCGGCGACACGGCGGTGGCGGTCCATCCCGAGGATGAGCGCTATCTCCATCTTCATGGCCGTTTCGTGCGTCTTCCCCTGGTCGGGCGTCTGATCCCGATCGTCGCGGATTCCTATTCCGACCCCGAAAAAGGTTCGGGCGCGGTGAAGATCACCCCGGCCCATGATTTCAACGACTTCGAGGTTGGCGGCCGCCATCAGCTGCCGCTCGTCAATATTCTCGACGCCGAGGCGCGCCTTCTCCTGAAAGAGAACGAGGCCTTCCTGCAGGGCGTGATCGAGAACGACGACCTTTCGGAAACCCTCGAAAGCCTTCACGGCCTGTCGCGCGAGGAGGCCCGCAAGGCGGTGATCGCCGCCATGGACGCGCGCGGGCTGATCGCGACGATCGAGACCCACGAGCATCAGGTCCCGCACGGCGACCGTTCCGGAGTCGTCATCGAGCCCTGGCTGACAGACCAATGGTATGTGGACGCAAAGGCGCTCGCCGGCCCGGCGCTCGCGGCGGTGCGGGCGGGCGAAACCAGCTTCGTCCCCAAGAACTGGGAAAAGACCTTTTTCGACTGGCTGGAGAACATCCAGCCCTGGTGCATCTCGCGCCAGCTGTGGTGGGGGCATCAGATCCCGGCCTGGTATTCGCCCTGGGGCGCGGTCTATGTCTCCGAGAGCGAGGAGGAGGCGCTGGCCGACGCTTTGGCGGACGCCGTCACCCGCGAAATCTACAGCGACGCCGAGGCCGAGGCGATCGCCAGTGATCCCGACAAGGCGGCGTGCCTGCTGACACGCGACGAGGACGTGCTCGACACCTGGTTCTCGTCGGCCCTGTGGCCGATGTCGACGCTCGGCTGGCCGGAGGAGCAGAACGACCTCGCCCCGCGCTATCCGACGGATGTTCTCGTCACCGGCTTCGACATCATCTTTTTCTGGGTCGCCCGGATGATGATGTTCGGGTTGCATTTCCAGCATAAGGTCCCGTTCCGCGACGTCTATCTCCACGCTTTGGTGCGTGACGAGAAGGGCGCGAAAATGTCGAAATCCAAGGGGAACGTCATCGATCCCCTGCATCTCATCGACACTTACGGCGCCGACGCCTTGCGCTTCACGCTCGCCGCGATGGCGGCGCAGGGGCGCGACATCAAGCTCGCGACCTCGCGCGTCGAGGGCTATCGCAATTTCGCGACCAAGCTCTGGAACGCCGCGCGTTTCGCCGAAATGAACCAGTGCCGGGGCCATATTGGCTTCGATCCGATGCGGGTGAAGGAAGTCCTCAACCGCTGGATCGTCGGCGAAACGGCGCGGGCGATGGCCGAGGTGGAGACGGCGCTCGTCCAATATAAGTTCAACGAGGCGGCGCAGGCGGCCTATCGCTTCGTCTGGAACATTTTCTGCGACTGGAATCTGGAGCTGGCCAAGCCGCTGCTGCAGGGGCCGGACGGCCCGGCCAAGGACGAAACACGCGATACGACCGCTTTCGTCCTCGACCAGATCTGCAAATTGCTCCATCCCTTCATGCCCTTCCTTACCGAGGAGATCTGGGCCATACGCGGCCAGGACTTTCCGCGCGAATCCATGCTGGCGCTGGCGCAATGGCCCGATCTGCGCGGACTTGAGGATTCGGAAGCGGAAACGGAAATCGGCTGGCTGGTCGAGGTCGTGTCCGAAGTGCGCTCGGTGCGCGCGGAGATGAACGTCCCGGCGGGCGCCGCGATTCCGCTGGTTCTGGTCGGCGCGTCCGAGGCGGACGCGCGCCGCGCCGAGCGCTGGGCCGAGACGATCAAAAGGCTGGCGCGGCTTTCCGCGATCGAGGCGATGAGCAAGGCGCCGCCGCAATCGGTTCAGGTCGTCGCCCGCGGAACCGTCCTGGCGCTGCCGCTCGAAGGCGTCATCGATTTCGACGTCGAACGCGCGCGGCTCGAAAAAGGCGTCGCCGCGGAGCAAAAGGAAATCGCCAAGATCGACGCCAAGCTCGGCAACGCCGATTTCCTGCGCCGCGCTCCGGAAGAAGTGGTGGAGGAAAACCAGGAGCGCCGCGATCAGGCGATGGCGCGGCTCGAAAAGATGACCGCCGCGCTGAAGCTGCTGGGGTGA
- a CDS encoding PopZ family protein translates to MDDILASIRRIIADDDALPLSRPARAAAAEPAPPAPPPPVAPPAPPSPVATAADALLGLGQRLFRGGEPAPPPGPVSAFRPPAPRPALESPKAPSLKLRDFAPVEPGLRPSLDQPAQNPEPPRAAEPPRVVEPPPSPEPPPSPEPPPSPEPSPSPERPSAEKPPRAEEPAKAEPTATKPAEPVANPKPAEAAEPEKAPAPATETPDPAPAGPVSHLAEARLKAASTPPRTAAPAPPAEPTPPPVAEKPSEPSRPAARRIPAPPPVQPQLPAEEPALLSPASGARIGASFEALAESIMLRDPEMIERVAREMLRPMLKSWLDDNLPIVVERLVRAEIERIARGRG, encoded by the coding sequence ATGGACGACATTCTGGCCTCGATTCGCCGCATCATCGCCGACGACGACGCCTTGCCCTTGAGCCGTCCGGCCCGCGCCGCGGCCGCCGAGCCGGCGCCTCCCGCGCCGCCTCCGCCTGTTGCGCCTCCCGCGCCGCCTTCGCCGGTGGCGACGGCGGCCGACGCGCTCCTGGGCCTTGGCCAGAGGCTGTTTCGCGGCGGGGAGCCGGCGCCGCCGCCTGGGCCGGTTTCCGCTTTTCGACCTCCCGCGCCGCGCCCGGCGCTCGAATCGCCCAAGGCGCCGTCGCTGAAATTGCGCGATTTCGCGCCGGTGGAGCCTGGTTTGCGGCCGTCGCTCGACCAGCCGGCCCAAAATCCGGAGCCCCCGCGCGCCGCGGAGCCGCCCCGGGTCGTCGAGCCTCCGCCGTCCCCGGAGCCTCCGCCGTCCCCGGAGCCTCCGCCGTCCCCGGAGCCTTCGCCGTCCCCGGAGCGTCCTTCGGCTGAGAAACCTCCCCGGGCCGAGGAGCCGGCGAAAGCCGAGCCGACCGCGACAAAGCCCGCGGAGCCGGTGGCAAATCCCAAGCCGGCTGAAGCCGCCGAACCGGAGAAAGCGCCGGCGCCTGCCACCGAGACGCCGGACCCGGCCCCGGCCGGGCCGGTCTCTCACCTTGCCGAGGCGCGCCTCAAGGCGGCTTCGACACCGCCGCGCACCGCCGCCCCGGCGCCGCCGGCCGAGCCAACGCCGCCGCCCGTCGCGGAAAAGCCGTCGGAGCCTTCCCGCCCGGCGGCCCGGCGCATTCCCGCGCCGCCGCCGGTCCAGCCGCAGCTTCCGGCGGAAGAGCCCGCTTTGCTGTCTCCGGCGAGCGGAGCGCGGATCGGCGCTTCGTTCGAGGCGCTGGCGGAAAGCATTATGTTGCGCGATCCTGAAATGATCGAGCGGGTTGCGCGCGAAATGCTGCGGCCCATGCTCAAGTCCTGGCTCGACGACAATCTCCCTATCGTGGTCGAACGTCTGGTGCGGGCGGAAATCGAGCGCATCGCGCGCGGGCGGGGCTGA
- a CDS encoding TolC family outer membrane protein — protein sequence MRRSYLIGLTLAAFACGSGPASAETMSDALARAYSNNPDINQQRASVRATDETVPQAKAGWLPKVQAQGTLNYQVSNVQNVFGQTGSNQKLAALPITGQAQVTENVFDGMQTANRVNGAESSVLAAREQLRLTELTTLQNGATAYMDVLRDTAVLGLRRNNVKVLKVQLQQTRDRFQVGEVTRTDVAQAESSLATGTADVSAAEARLQASIAAYRQVIGVQPKRLQPARPVEKLLPRTLDLAIATGLSQHPSIIGALHQVDVAEDAVKVAEGALSPQLSVVGMVQNSTDSSGYPGYNVFSATVGGQLTVPIYQGGAEYAGIREAKEKLSQARMVVESARNQIRAGVVAAWGELEAARAQIVSFEAAVKAAEIALTGVREEAKVGQRTTLDVLNAEQTLLQQRVQLVQAQHDRVVGSYAVMAAIGELSARNLGLGVIEYSPRQHYQATKNRFFGINTPDGR from the coding sequence TTGCGGCGTTCATATCTTATCGGCCTGACGCTGGCGGCCTTTGCCTGTGGATCCGGTCCGGCTTCCGCCGAGACCATGTCCGACGCTTTGGCGCGCGCCTATTCGAACAACCCGGACATCAACCAGCAGCGCGCTTCGGTCCGCGCGACCGACGAAACCGTCCCCCAGGCCAAGGCCGGCTGGCTGCCCAAGGTGCAGGCGCAGGGCACGCTGAACTATCAAGTCTCGAATGTTCAAAACGTGTTCGGCCAGACGGGCAGCAATCAGAAGCTTGCCGCCTTGCCGATTACCGGCCAGGCGCAGGTGACCGAGAATGTGTTCGACGGCATGCAGACCGCGAACAGGGTCAACGGCGCGGAATCCTCGGTCCTGGCGGCGCGCGAGCAGTTGCGCCTGACCGAATTGACAACGCTCCAGAACGGGGCAACCGCCTATATGGACGTGTTGCGCGACACGGCGGTGCTTGGCCTGCGCCGCAATAACGTCAAGGTGCTCAAGGTTCAGCTGCAGCAGACGCGCGACCGCTTCCAGGTCGGCGAAGTGACCCGCACCGACGTCGCCCAGGCGGAATCTTCGCTGGCCACGGGCACCGCGGACGTCTCAGCCGCCGAAGCCAGGCTCCAGGCGAGCATCGCGGCCTATCGACAGGTGATCGGGGTCCAGCCGAAACGTCTGCAGCCGGCCCGACCGGTCGAGAAATTGCTTCCCAGGACGCTCGATCTCGCGATCGCGACCGGCCTTTCGCAGCATCCGTCAATTATTGGCGCGCTCCATCAGGTCGACGTCGCCGAGGACGCGGTCAAGGTCGCCGAAGGCGCGCTGTCGCCGCAACTCAGCGTGGTCGGCATGGTGCAGAATTCGACGGACTCCAGTGGTTACCCGGGGTATAACGTCTTTTCCGCCACGGTCGGCGGCCAGCTCACCGTACCGATCTATCAGGGTGGCGCGGAATATGCCGGCATACGCGAGGCCAAAGAAAAGTTGAGCCAGGCGCGGATGGTGGTCGAAAGCGCGCGTAACCAAATTCGCGCCGGCGTGGTGGCCGCTTGGGGCGAGCTGGAGGCGGCCCGCGCCCAGATCGTGTCCTTCGAGGCGGCGGTCAAGGCGGCGGAAATCGCGCTGACCGGCGTGCGCGAGGAAGCCAAGGTCGGCCAGCGCACCACGCTCGACGTGCTCAACGCCGAGCAGACTTTGCTCCAGCAGCGTGTCCAGCTGGTGCAGGCCCAGCATGACCGGGTGGTCGGCTCCTATGCGGTCATGGCCGCCATCGGCGAGCTTTCGGCCCGAAATCTCGGCCTGGGTGTCATCGAGTACAGCCCTCGGCAGCATTATCAGGCGACGAAGAACCGGTTCTTCGGCATCAACACGCCGGACGGCCGCTGA
- a CDS encoding protein-L-isoaspartate O-methyltransferase family protein, whose product MQNEQFASSAALRETMVERQIRTFDVTDLGVQAQMKDVPREIFVDPAFAGLAYSDARLTLSGKSRREMTAPLVLARLLKEARLRENDRVLVVAGATGYAAALVAGLAGSVVSLDDDETFAARAQANFAALGLTNAKSLAGPLDAGASADAPFDAIIVDGVSQGAFGGLFGQLAEGGRLIGIVSAQAGAQFGKAILYLRVAGQASPRPLFDASAGALAAFAKPVEFVF is encoded by the coding sequence ATGCAGAACGAGCAATTCGCCTCTTCCGCCGCGCTGCGGGAAACCATGGTCGAACGCCAGATTCGGACCTTCGACGTCACCGACCTTGGCGTTCAAGCCCAGATGAAGGACGTTCCGCGCGAGATCTTCGTCGATCCCGCCTTCGCCGGCCTCGCCTATTCCGACGCGCGCCTCACCCTCTCCGGCAAGAGCCGGCGCGAAATGACCGCGCCCCTGGTTCTCGCCCGCCTGCTAAAGGAGGCGCGGCTGCGCGAAAACGACCGCGTCCTGGTTGTGGCCGGCGCCACCGGCTATGCGGCTGCTCTGGTCGCCGGCCTGGCGGGTTCGGTCGTCAGCCTCGACGACGACGAGACCTTCGCCGCCCGCGCACAGGCCAATTTCGCCGCGCTGGGACTGACCAACGCCAAATCGCTCGCGGGACCTCTGGACGCCGGGGCGTCGGCGGACGCGCCCTTCGACGCGATCATCGTCGATGGCGTGAGCCAGGGCGCCTTCGGCGGCCTGTTTGGCCAGCTCGCGGAGGGAGGCCGCCTGATCGGCATCGTGTCCGCTCAGGCGGGCGCCCAGTTCGGCAAGGCCATATTGTATCTGCGCGTGGCCGGGCAGGCGTCTCCGCGCCCGCTCTTCGACGCATCGGCGGGGGCGCTGGCGGCGTTCGCGAAGCCGGTGGAATTCGTCTTCTGA